The following coding sequences lie in one Rutidosis leptorrhynchoides isolate AG116_Rl617_1_P2 chromosome 4, CSIRO_AGI_Rlap_v1, whole genome shotgun sequence genomic window:
- the LOC139842646 gene encoding uncharacterized protein: MMMNWVVTSLVLVVVATIDGARGDTMVSGTVFCDQCKDGEISILDYPLGGIRVLLTCPGENGQFTVLREATTNWLGAFATSFPGVSDMSSCRAQISGNGQGCGAAGGPAQDFRLMFKLFDDQMYRVDPLVAQPTTPSPFCRRPSSSPDPHLPPPPHLNVPPLTPWPTMPPLSPLPSLPPLPQLPPLPPLPQLPPLSPSPPMTQLPAMSPSPDLPPLPPTQPPAVSPSPEVHLLSPPVTQLSPLSPFPELPPLPPLPPLPPEPFFNSSACPYQMWMMPQHKCYWNVLSPNLTVALVFGPLASTQYGTNITLLQSMYGRGEPYRTLLREGTTALLNSYTSKQFVYQPLEIVQRLNLALMNNSMQQVLVTAYKFIKANSGEKGNTTCKFIDCASPTN; encoded by the exons ATGATGATGAACTGGGTAGTGACAAGTCTCGTGTTGGTTGTTGTTGCGACCATTGATGGAGCTCGTGGAGATACGATGGTCAGTGGTACCGTCTTTTGTGATCAATGCAAAGATGGGGAGATTAGCATTCTTGATTATCCTCTTGGTG GAATAAGAGTATTACTAACTTGCCCGGGTGAGAACGGGCAGTTCACAGTGTTAAGGGAAGCAACTACAAACTGGTTAGGCGCGTTCGCAACTTCATTTCCAGGTGTATCGGACATGAGTAGTTGTCGGGCACAGATCTCCGGCAACGGGCAGGGTTGCGGGGCAGCAGGCGGTCCCGCCCAAGACTTCAGACTCATGTTTAAACTGTTTGATGATCAAATGTATAGGGTGGACCCCTTGGTTGCTCAACCTACCACGCCTTCCCCCTTCTGTCGCCGACCATCGTCCTCACCTGACCCTCATCTACCGCCTCCTCCTCACCTCAATGTTCCGCCACTTACTCCGTGGCCAACAATGCCGCCATTATCTCCATTGCCATCACTGCCGCCATTACCTCAATTGCCGCCACTTCCACCTCTACCTCAATTGCCGCCATTATCTCCATCACCGCCAATGACTCAGTTGCCTGCAATGTCACCGTCGCCTGATTTGCCTCCATTGCCACCTACTCAGCCGCCTGCAGTGTCACCTTCTCCTGAGGTTCATCTGCTGTCGCCACCAGTGACTCAGTTGTCTCCATTATCACCATTTCCAGAGTTGCCACCATTACCGCCTTTACCTCCGTTGCCTCCAGAACCATTCTTCAATTCTTCTGCGTGTCCATACCA AATGTGGATGATGCCCCAACACAAATGCTATTGGAATGTACTGAGCCCGAATTTAACAGTAGCACTTGTTTTTGGACCATTGGCTTCAACACAATACGGAACAAACATTACGTTACTTCAAAGCATGTATGGTAGAGGCGAACCTTATCGGACACTTCTAAGGGAAGGAACGACCGCTCTTTTAAATTCCTACACTAGCAAGCAATTTGTTTATCAGCCTCTAGAAATTGTTCAACGATTAAACTTAGCATTGATGAATAATTCTATGCAACAAGTCCTTGTGACAGCCTACAAGTTCATAAAGGCGAATTCAGGAGAAAAAGGAAATACTACTTGTAAATTCATTGATTGTGCTTCACCAACAAATTaa